The following are encoded in a window of Sminthopsis crassicaudata isolate SCR6 chromosome 3, ASM4859323v1, whole genome shotgun sequence genomic DNA:
- the ZNF804A gene encoding zinc finger protein 804A isoform X2 produces the protein MECYYIVISSTHLSNGHFRNIKGVFRGPLSKNGNKTLRLKELKQREFARNVASKSRKDERKQEKAIQRLHKLAELRKKATCAPGSGPMFKSTTVTVRENFNEISQSDVVNSVNKEEEFKDILIHNYQNAKDADAVASTPESSNNYKAKSNNIGDQAPVVHGQKVGFSFAFPKKVSVKLESSAAAFSENNDDASAENGFNRKSRFVPGVCHHLLSLPTEVILNAEEKPNSFHPLGEMNSEKEETPQTTETKEPVNKNDTLLVLPFCQPKFPLSADSEGYETPTALPDQTKSKDVIINQDASVDSNVSELLGNNSTSISIGSDCLSPFTIQEENSKSLCSDSSLSEPEGKTLEPEILVPPKLDGDHTTLQTREDICKKPQKPFVPVLSKYGSTVLQWPSEMLIYTTTEPSISYSCNPLCFDFKSTRSRNSLEKNNDNLNFLHSHQMIENSYKSSAMDCKDDSIREDNDYEIRNNKKEYNHAMSLITDCNFTKVYDSRKNKEDIGIKLKDDPYIIGKPDKFIFTKKQLRQGTMDEKHNKIWLKETHENSFHRSRKKKRRRKLCQHNYGELIKEESDTSFKMEPENNHVAKNCELEAISEKDSDECKNNWLTKEELQEPHELADKRPKSMSIYLHKDKGMCKIWNIKQNSSEAVNSKSFHRKSKTILHGPINQMLNTGKHNLTYSRTFCSWKVRTSSCSPDHNCLVHQNEVKFLGQNPSIKRGYNSLVNEPEKSYRKRRQYTNSCSSDESLHRHNCLTEQHLKPRRTLTKPYKPKKKRRRKRTRLHSGFRDQELKKKLSYSCLKKKSLSNNLSDLMTQDETKEAKPQPIVDFAQNMEQTEAEESKLTLNSSDFIPPETNREIEYMQMENIPGKFSEAFKHSPDSVIESSTLKVPIENMMEQKEKHESENLPPLKLPNIERSFGQPPPKSYLCHYELAEPLPQEKMNEAASEWLRYNSGILNNQPPLPFKEAHINGHTFLTTEQILAPLALPDQTLLFPLENHEKFKDLPCEAYQHIMPPNLLPTKVKLTFAPPALQSASPPLQPLPLQQPLCSTSVTTIHHTVLQQHAAAAAAAAAAAAAAGTFKVLQPHQQFLSQVPTLTRTPLPQFSVGPRLCPAGHTTFVAPPQLPIIPSSVLHPSHLAFPPLPHALFPSLLSPHPTVIPLQPLF, from the exons AGGCTTAAGGAATTAAAACAAAGAGAATTTGCAAGAAATGTAGCATCCAAGTCcaggaaagatgaaagaaaacaggaaaaagctATTCAACGACTACACAAGCTGGCTGAGCTACGGAAAAAAGCCACGTG tgctcCTGGGAGTGGCCCTATGTTCAAGTCAACCACTGTTAcagtgagagagaattttaatgaaatttcacAAAGTGATGTGGTAAATTCAGTAAATAAAGAGGAAGAATTCAAGGATATATTGATTCACAATTATCAGAATGCTAAAGATGCTGATGCTGTTGCTTCAACTCCAGAAAGttcaaataattataaagcaaaatCCAATAACATTGGAGACCAAGCTCCAGTAGTTCATGGGCAGAAGGTtggtttttcttttgcctttccaaAGAAAGTGTCAGTGAAGCTGGAATCTTCAGCTGCAGCTTTCTCTGAAAACAATGATGATGCTTCTGCAGAAAATGGTTTCAACAGGAAAAGTAGATTTGTCCCTGGAGTTTGTCATCACCTATTATCTTTACCAACAGAAGTAATTTTGAATGCTGAAGAGAAGCCAAATTCATTTCATCCACTTGGGGAAATGAACTCTGAAAAAGAAGAAACTCCTCAAACTACAGAAACAAAAGAACCTGTGAATAAAAATGATACCTTATTAGTTCTCCCTTTTTGCCAGCCCAAATTCCCATTGTCTGCTGATTCTGAGGGCTATGAAACTCCAACTGCATTACCAGATCAGACAAAATCCAAAGATGTCATTATTAATCAAGATGCATCTGTAGACTCTAATGTATCTGAACTATTAGGAAATAATTCAACATCTATTTCCATTGGTAGTGATTGTTTGTCTCCATTCACTATCCAAGAAGAAAATTCTAAGAGTCTTTGCAGTGATTCATCCCTTAGTGAACCTGAAGGTAAAACACTGGAGCCTGAAATTTTGGTCCCTCCAAAACTTGATGGAGACCACACAACTTTGCAGACTAGAGAGGACATATGTAAAAAACCACAGAAGCCTTTTGTGCCTGTGCTTAGTAAGTATGGATCAACAGTTCTTCAGTGGCCATCTGAAATGTTGATTTACACAACTACTGAACCATCAATTTCTTACAGTTGTAATCCTTTATGCTTTGACTTTAAGTCTACTCGATCAAGAAACAGTCttgagaaaaataatgataatttaaattttcttcattctcatcAAATGATTGAAAATTCTTACAAAAGTTCAGCTATGGATTGCAAGGATGATTCCATCAGAGAGGACAATGATtatgaaattagaaataataaaaaagagtatAACCATGCCATGTCACTTATAACTGATTGTAATTTTACCAAAGTCTATGATTCCAGAAAGAATAAGGAGGATATAGGTATAAAGCTTAAAGATGATCCATATATTATTGGAAAACCAGATAAATTTATCTTCACCAAAAAACAATTAAGGCAAGGCACTATGGATgagaaacataataaaatatggtTAAAGGAAACTCATGAAAACTCATTTCacagaagtagaaaaaagaaaagaagaagaaagttatGTCAGCATAATTATGGGGAATTAATCAAGGAAGAATCAGATACTTCTTTCAAAATGGAACCAGAGAATAATCATGTAGCAAAGAACTGTGAGTTGGaagcaatttcagaaaaagatagtgatgaatgtaaaaataactgGCTAACTAAAGAGGAATTACAAGAACCACATGAATTAGCTGACAAAAGACCCAAATCAATGTCCATCTATTTACACAAGGATAAAGGAATGTGTAAGATTTGGAACATAAAGCAGAACAGTAGTGAAGCTGTCAATTCTAAAAGTTTCCATAGAAAGagcaaaactattttacatgGGCCAATAAATCAAATGTTAAATACTGGAAAACATAACTTAACATATTCCAGAACATTTTGTAGTTGGAAAGTCAGAACATCTAGTTGTAGCCCAGATCATAATTGTTTAGTACATCAAAATGAGGTGAAATTCCTAGGTCAGAACCCATCCATCAAAAGAGGGTACAATTCACTTGTTAATGAACCTGAAAAATCTTATCGGAAAAGGAGACAGTACACAAATTCTTGCTCATCCGATGAAAGCTTACACAGACATAATTGTTTAACTGAGCAGCATTTGAAACCAAGAAGAACTTTGACTAAACCCTATAAGCCTAAGAAGAAacgaagaaggaaaagaacaagacTTCATTCTGGATTTAGAGACCAGGagcttaaaaagaaattaagttatagctgcttgaaaaaaaaatctttgtcaaaTAATCTGAGTGATTTAATGACCCAGGATGAAACAAAAGAAGCAAAACCACAGCCCATTGTTGACTTTGCACAAAATATGGAACAAACAGAGGCAGAGGAGAGCAAGTTGACTCTGAATTCTTCTGATTTCATTCCTCCAGAAACTAACAGAGAAATTGAATATATGCAAATGGAGAATATTCCAGGTAAATTTTCAGAAGCTTTTAAACATTCTCCAGACTCTGTGATTGAATCTAGCACGCTAAAAGTACCTATTGAGAACATGatggagcaaaaagaaaaacatgaaagtgAAAACCTTCCTCCTTTGAAACTGCCTAACATTGAAAGAAGTTTTGGTCAACCACCACCCAAATCCTATCTTTGCCATTATGAACTTGCTGAGCCTCTCCCTCAAGAGAAGATGAATGAAGCAGCAAGTGAATGGCTTAGGTATAATTCAGGAATCCTTAACAACCAACCACCATTACCATTCAAAGAAGCACATATAAATGGTCATACTTTTTTAACTACAGAGCAGATCCTTGCACCGTTAGCCTTGCCAGATCAAACATTACTGTTCCCtctagaaaatcatgaaaaattcaAAGATCTGCCATGTGAGGCCTACCAGCACATCATGCCCCCAAACCTGCTGCCTACCAAGGTCAAGTTAACCTTTGCTCCACCTGCCCTGCAGTCAGCTAGTCCACCTCTGCAGCCTTTGCCTTTGCAGCAGCCCTTGTGTTCTACCTCGGTAACCACCATCCATCATACAGTTTTGCAGCAACATGCTGCTGCAGCAGCAGCTGCAGCTGCCGCAGCTGCTGCTGCAGGAACCTTCAAAGTGCTGCAGCCCCACCAACAGTTTCTCTCACAAGTTCCTACTCTCACCAGAACACCTTTACCTCAGTTTTCAGTAGGACCCAGACTTTGTCCTGCGGGTCACACGACTTTTGTTGCACCTCCTCAGTTGCCTATCATTCCATCTTCAGTTCTTCATCCCAGCCATCTGGCTTTTCCACCTTTGCCTCAtgcccttttcccttccctgctTTCACCCCATCCCACTGTTATTCCTCTGCAACCTCTCTTTTAG
- the ZNF804A gene encoding zinc finger protein 804A isoform X1, with protein sequence MECYYIVISSTHLSNGHFRNIKGVFRGPLSKNGNKTLDYAEKENTITKALEDLKANFYCELCDKQYYKHQEFDNHINSYDHAHKQRLKELKQREFARNVASKSRKDERKQEKAIQRLHKLAELRKKATCAPGSGPMFKSTTVTVRENFNEISQSDVVNSVNKEEEFKDILIHNYQNAKDADAVASTPESSNNYKAKSNNIGDQAPVVHGQKVGFSFAFPKKVSVKLESSAAAFSENNDDASAENGFNRKSRFVPGVCHHLLSLPTEVILNAEEKPNSFHPLGEMNSEKEETPQTTETKEPVNKNDTLLVLPFCQPKFPLSADSEGYETPTALPDQTKSKDVIINQDASVDSNVSELLGNNSTSISIGSDCLSPFTIQEENSKSLCSDSSLSEPEGKTLEPEILVPPKLDGDHTTLQTREDICKKPQKPFVPVLSKYGSTVLQWPSEMLIYTTTEPSISYSCNPLCFDFKSTRSRNSLEKNNDNLNFLHSHQMIENSYKSSAMDCKDDSIREDNDYEIRNNKKEYNHAMSLITDCNFTKVYDSRKNKEDIGIKLKDDPYIIGKPDKFIFTKKQLRQGTMDEKHNKIWLKETHENSFHRSRKKKRRRKLCQHNYGELIKEESDTSFKMEPENNHVAKNCELEAISEKDSDECKNNWLTKEELQEPHELADKRPKSMSIYLHKDKGMCKIWNIKQNSSEAVNSKSFHRKSKTILHGPINQMLNTGKHNLTYSRTFCSWKVRTSSCSPDHNCLVHQNEVKFLGQNPSIKRGYNSLVNEPEKSYRKRRQYTNSCSSDESLHRHNCLTEQHLKPRRTLTKPYKPKKKRRRKRTRLHSGFRDQELKKKLSYSCLKKKSLSNNLSDLMTQDETKEAKPQPIVDFAQNMEQTEAEESKLTLNSSDFIPPETNREIEYMQMENIPGKFSEAFKHSPDSVIESSTLKVPIENMMEQKEKHESENLPPLKLPNIERSFGQPPPKSYLCHYELAEPLPQEKMNEAASEWLRYNSGILNNQPPLPFKEAHINGHTFLTTEQILAPLALPDQTLLFPLENHEKFKDLPCEAYQHIMPPNLLPTKVKLTFAPPALQSASPPLQPLPLQQPLCSTSVTTIHHTVLQQHAAAAAAAAAAAAAAGTFKVLQPHQQFLSQVPTLTRTPLPQFSVGPRLCPAGHTTFVAPPQLPIIPSSVLHPSHLAFPPLPHALFPSLLSPHPTVIPLQPLF encoded by the exons AGGCTTAAGGAATTAAAACAAAGAGAATTTGCAAGAAATGTAGCATCCAAGTCcaggaaagatgaaagaaaacaggaaaaagctATTCAACGACTACACAAGCTGGCTGAGCTACGGAAAAAAGCCACGTG tgctcCTGGGAGTGGCCCTATGTTCAAGTCAACCACTGTTAcagtgagagagaattttaatgaaatttcacAAAGTGATGTGGTAAATTCAGTAAATAAAGAGGAAGAATTCAAGGATATATTGATTCACAATTATCAGAATGCTAAAGATGCTGATGCTGTTGCTTCAACTCCAGAAAGttcaaataattataaagcaaaatCCAATAACATTGGAGACCAAGCTCCAGTAGTTCATGGGCAGAAGGTtggtttttcttttgcctttccaaAGAAAGTGTCAGTGAAGCTGGAATCTTCAGCTGCAGCTTTCTCTGAAAACAATGATGATGCTTCTGCAGAAAATGGTTTCAACAGGAAAAGTAGATTTGTCCCTGGAGTTTGTCATCACCTATTATCTTTACCAACAGAAGTAATTTTGAATGCTGAAGAGAAGCCAAATTCATTTCATCCACTTGGGGAAATGAACTCTGAAAAAGAAGAAACTCCTCAAACTACAGAAACAAAAGAACCTGTGAATAAAAATGATACCTTATTAGTTCTCCCTTTTTGCCAGCCCAAATTCCCATTGTCTGCTGATTCTGAGGGCTATGAAACTCCAACTGCATTACCAGATCAGACAAAATCCAAAGATGTCATTATTAATCAAGATGCATCTGTAGACTCTAATGTATCTGAACTATTAGGAAATAATTCAACATCTATTTCCATTGGTAGTGATTGTTTGTCTCCATTCACTATCCAAGAAGAAAATTCTAAGAGTCTTTGCAGTGATTCATCCCTTAGTGAACCTGAAGGTAAAACACTGGAGCCTGAAATTTTGGTCCCTCCAAAACTTGATGGAGACCACACAACTTTGCAGACTAGAGAGGACATATGTAAAAAACCACAGAAGCCTTTTGTGCCTGTGCTTAGTAAGTATGGATCAACAGTTCTTCAGTGGCCATCTGAAATGTTGATTTACACAACTACTGAACCATCAATTTCTTACAGTTGTAATCCTTTATGCTTTGACTTTAAGTCTACTCGATCAAGAAACAGTCttgagaaaaataatgataatttaaattttcttcattctcatcAAATGATTGAAAATTCTTACAAAAGTTCAGCTATGGATTGCAAGGATGATTCCATCAGAGAGGACAATGATtatgaaattagaaataataaaaaagagtatAACCATGCCATGTCACTTATAACTGATTGTAATTTTACCAAAGTCTATGATTCCAGAAAGAATAAGGAGGATATAGGTATAAAGCTTAAAGATGATCCATATATTATTGGAAAACCAGATAAATTTATCTTCACCAAAAAACAATTAAGGCAAGGCACTATGGATgagaaacataataaaatatggtTAAAGGAAACTCATGAAAACTCATTTCacagaagtagaaaaaagaaaagaagaagaaagttatGTCAGCATAATTATGGGGAATTAATCAAGGAAGAATCAGATACTTCTTTCAAAATGGAACCAGAGAATAATCATGTAGCAAAGAACTGTGAGTTGGaagcaatttcagaaaaagatagtgatgaatgtaaaaataactgGCTAACTAAAGAGGAATTACAAGAACCACATGAATTAGCTGACAAAAGACCCAAATCAATGTCCATCTATTTACACAAGGATAAAGGAATGTGTAAGATTTGGAACATAAAGCAGAACAGTAGTGAAGCTGTCAATTCTAAAAGTTTCCATAGAAAGagcaaaactattttacatgGGCCAATAAATCAAATGTTAAATACTGGAAAACATAACTTAACATATTCCAGAACATTTTGTAGTTGGAAAGTCAGAACATCTAGTTGTAGCCCAGATCATAATTGTTTAGTACATCAAAATGAGGTGAAATTCCTAGGTCAGAACCCATCCATCAAAAGAGGGTACAATTCACTTGTTAATGAACCTGAAAAATCTTATCGGAAAAGGAGACAGTACACAAATTCTTGCTCATCCGATGAAAGCTTACACAGACATAATTGTTTAACTGAGCAGCATTTGAAACCAAGAAGAACTTTGACTAAACCCTATAAGCCTAAGAAGAAacgaagaaggaaaagaacaagacTTCATTCTGGATTTAGAGACCAGGagcttaaaaagaaattaagttatagctgcttgaaaaaaaaatctttgtcaaaTAATCTGAGTGATTTAATGACCCAGGATGAAACAAAAGAAGCAAAACCACAGCCCATTGTTGACTTTGCACAAAATATGGAACAAACAGAGGCAGAGGAGAGCAAGTTGACTCTGAATTCTTCTGATTTCATTCCTCCAGAAACTAACAGAGAAATTGAATATATGCAAATGGAGAATATTCCAGGTAAATTTTCAGAAGCTTTTAAACATTCTCCAGACTCTGTGATTGAATCTAGCACGCTAAAAGTACCTATTGAGAACATGatggagcaaaaagaaaaacatgaaagtgAAAACCTTCCTCCTTTGAAACTGCCTAACATTGAAAGAAGTTTTGGTCAACCACCACCCAAATCCTATCTTTGCCATTATGAACTTGCTGAGCCTCTCCCTCAAGAGAAGATGAATGAAGCAGCAAGTGAATGGCTTAGGTATAATTCAGGAATCCTTAACAACCAACCACCATTACCATTCAAAGAAGCACATATAAATGGTCATACTTTTTTAACTACAGAGCAGATCCTTGCACCGTTAGCCTTGCCAGATCAAACATTACTGTTCCCtctagaaaatcatgaaaaattcaAAGATCTGCCATGTGAGGCCTACCAGCACATCATGCCCCCAAACCTGCTGCCTACCAAGGTCAAGTTAACCTTTGCTCCACCTGCCCTGCAGTCAGCTAGTCCACCTCTGCAGCCTTTGCCTTTGCAGCAGCCCTTGTGTTCTACCTCGGTAACCACCATCCATCATACAGTTTTGCAGCAACATGCTGCTGCAGCAGCAGCTGCAGCTGCCGCAGCTGCTGCTGCAGGAACCTTCAAAGTGCTGCAGCCCCACCAACAGTTTCTCTCACAAGTTCCTACTCTCACCAGAACACCTTTACCTCAGTTTTCAGTAGGACCCAGACTTTGTCCTGCGGGTCACACGACTTTTGTTGCACCTCCTCAGTTGCCTATCATTCCATCTTCAGTTCTTCATCCCAGCCATCTGGCTTTTCCACCTTTGCCTCAtgcccttttcccttccctgctTTCACCCCATCCCACTGTTATTCCTCTGCAACCTCTCTTTTAG